Proteins co-encoded in one Paracrocinitomix mangrovi genomic window:
- a CDS encoding CBS domain-containing protein: MRAGELISEIIPPLKSSETGEKAMGWMDELRVSHLPVVDGHDYKGLISENDIYDMADPSFKIKDSFPNLPKPFIYSDQHVYDVMKMIADLKITVVPILDENNHYIGCTDLLFLMSQITAVNSIKEPGSILVLIMNTHDYSLTQIARIVEENNAKVLSSFITSKEESTEIEVTLKINSENIDRIIQTFNRYNYTIKATFQKGAFQDDLKRRYDELMNYLKM; encoded by the coding sequence ATGAGAGCAGGAGAGTTGATATCAGAAATAATCCCACCACTTAAGTCATCAGAAACTGGTGAAAAAGCAATGGGCTGGATGGATGAGTTACGTGTAAGTCATCTTCCGGTGGTTGATGGACACGATTATAAAGGATTAATCTCTGAGAATGATATTTATGATATGGCAGACCCGTCTTTTAAGATAAAAGACAGTTTTCCAAATCTTCCAAAACCCTTCATTTATTCAGATCAACATGTATATGATGTGATGAAAATGATTGCGGACCTTAAAATCACTGTGGTGCCCATTTTAGATGAAAACAATCATTATATAGGATGTACTGATTTATTGTTTTTAATGTCTCAAATTACTGCTGTAAACTCTATTAAAGAGCCAGGTAGTATTTTGGTTTTAATCATGAATACGCATGATTATTCATTAACTCAAATTGCGAGAATAGTTGAAGAAAACAATGCTAAAGTGTTGAGTTCTTTTATTACTTCTAAAGAAGAGAGTACTGAAATTGAGGTGACTTTGAAAATCAATAGTGAAAACATTGACCGTATTATTCAAACCTTTAACAGATACAACTACACCATTAAAGCAACTTTCCAAAAAGGAGCTTTTCAGGATGATTTGAAGAGAAGGTATGATGAGTTGATGAACTATTTGAAAATGTAA
- a CDS encoding NAD kinase — translation MRVGIYGKAFDDSFIPNIQVLFNTMKLFGWEVTVYEPFLAFLRPRISMDIDPNDFNKFVDIKDNIDILLSIGGDGTFLETIHIVRDSGIPILGINTGRLGFLASTSRDNIKSSLQDIKDGKYRLQTRSLLTLETEDNLFGEDNFALNELTVHKKETSSMITIHTYIGDLYLNSYWADGLIVATPTGSTAYSLSCGGPIIVPGATDFVITPIAPHNLNVRPVVVPDSRTIRLKIEGRGQNYLCSLDSRSVTIDSAIELVVRKTEFEINVIQTEGQNFLNTIRNKMMWGLDRRN, via the coding sequence ATGCGAGTAGGAATTTACGGAAAGGCTTTTGACGATTCGTTCATCCCCAACATCCAGGTGTTGTTTAACACTATGAAATTATTTGGTTGGGAAGTAACCGTATATGAACCATTTCTCGCTTTTTTACGTCCCAGAATTTCAATGGATATTGATCCTAACGATTTTAACAAGTTTGTAGATATTAAGGATAATATTGACATCCTTTTAAGTATTGGAGGGGACGGAACATTTCTTGAAACTATTCACATTGTAAGAGATAGTGGAATTCCAATTTTAGGTATCAATACAGGAAGATTAGGGTTCTTGGCTTCAACTTCCAGAGATAATATTAAATCTTCTTTGCAAGACATTAAAGATGGTAAGTACAGATTACAAACAAGATCTTTACTAACACTTGAAACAGAAGATAATCTCTTTGGTGAAGACAATTTTGCTTTGAATGAGCTGACAGTTCACAAAAAGGAGACTTCTTCAATGATCACCATCCACACATATATCGGTGATTTGTATTTGAACAGTTATTGGGCTGATGGATTGATTGTAGCCACACCAACAGGATCAACAGCTTATTCATTGAGTTGTGGAGGGCCTATTATTGTTCCGGGAGCAACCGATTTTGTGATCACTCCAATTGCACCACATAATTTAAACGTTCGTCCGGTTGTAGTACCTGACTCAAGAACTATCCGCCTTAAAATTGAAGGTAGAGGTCAAAATTATCTTTGCTCACTTGATTCTAGATCAGTAACCATTGATTCTGCAATTGAATTAGTGGTTAGAAAAACAGAATTTGAAATCAATGTGATTCAAACTGAAGGGCAAAACTTCCTTAATACAATCCGCAACAAAATGATGTGGGGACTGGATAGAAGAAACTAA
- a CDS encoding PhoH family protein, translating to MAKKTTTKQKKIFVLDTSVLLFDHDSINNFEDNDVAIPITVLEELDNFKVGNDTKNFQAREVIRSLDKLSGTTGINDWVSLGRRKGKIKIVMSNLVNGRDAEKVYGHGKNDHKIINAAITLADTEKDKHVVMVTKDINLRLKAKAIGLTSEDYLTGKVKDVKKMADGFPVLEDIDSAVINELYKKGKIEENGVLGQQKQANGYYILKSGKDSVLTRYDAADEMIERVEKEYIYSIKPRNAEQAFAVNALLNDEIKLVALQGVAGTGKTLLALASALEQKNKYSQIILARPIIPLSNRDIGYLPGDAEDKISPYMQPLWDNLKFIKSQFKSTEKKHKVLDEMEKSGELSITALAFIRGRSLSNVMFIIDEAQNLTPHEIKTIITRAGQGTKVVFTGDINQIDTPYMDEESNGLTYLIDRLKGHPLFASVRLEKGERSELANLANELL from the coding sequence ATGGCGAAAAAAACCACTACTAAACAGAAAAAGATATTCGTGCTCGACACATCAGTGCTTTTGTTTGATCACGACTCTATCAACAATTTTGAAGACAATGATGTTGCAATTCCTATCACCGTATTGGAAGAGTTGGACAACTTCAAAGTAGGTAATGATACCAAAAACTTCCAGGCCAGAGAAGTAATTCGATCTCTGGATAAACTTTCGGGAACCACAGGGATAAATGACTGGGTAAGCCTTGGAAGAAGAAAAGGTAAGATCAAAATTGTAATGTCCAACCTTGTAAATGGACGAGATGCCGAAAAAGTATACGGTCACGGTAAAAACGATCACAAAATAATCAATGCAGCTATAACACTTGCAGACACCGAAAAGGATAAGCATGTGGTGATGGTGACAAAAGACATCAACTTAAGATTAAAGGCAAAAGCGATTGGTCTTACATCAGAAGATTACCTGACAGGTAAAGTAAAAGATGTCAAGAAAATGGCGGACGGTTTTCCTGTTTTGGAGGATATTGATTCGGCTGTTATCAATGAATTATATAAAAAAGGTAAGATTGAAGAAAATGGCGTGTTAGGTCAGCAAAAGCAAGCCAATGGTTACTACATATTAAAAAGTGGTAAAGATTCAGTTTTAACCAGATATGATGCGGCTGATGAAATGATTGAAAGAGTAGAGAAGGAGTACATCTACAGCATCAAACCAAGAAATGCAGAACAAGCATTTGCCGTTAACGCCCTTTTAAATGATGAAATCAAACTGGTGGCCTTACAAGGAGTCGCCGGAACAGGAAAAACGCTTTTGGCTCTAGCTTCTGCTTTAGAGCAAAAAAACAAGTACAGTCAAATCATTTTAGCGCGTCCTATTATTCCTTTAAGTAATAGAGATATTGGATATTTACCTGGTGATGCAGAGGATAAAATTTCTCCCTACATGCAGCCATTGTGGGACAACTTGAAATTCATCAAAAGCCAGTTTAAATCAACAGAGAAAAAACACAAGGTCTTGGATGAAATGGAAAAATCCGGCGAGTTGTCAATTACTGCTTTAGCTTTTATCAGAGGACGTTCATTGTCAAATGTGATGTTCATTATTGATGAGGCGCAGAATCTAACTCCTCACGAGATAAAGACAATTATTACGCGTGCAGGTCAGGGGACAAAAGTTGTGTTTACAGGAGATATCAACCAAATTGATACACCATACATGGACGAAGAATCTAATGGTTTAACTTATTTGATTGATAGGTTGAAAGGGCATCCGCTATTTGCAAGTGTGAGACTTGAAAAAGGTGAAAGATCTGAATTGGCGAATTTGGCCAATGAATTGTTGTAG
- the tyrS gene encoding tyrosine--tRNA ligase, translated as MPKNFVEELRWRGMLQDIIPGTEELLEKEVVTGYVGFDPTADSLHVGSMIPILLLMHLQKAGHKPIALVGGATGMVGDPSGKSDERNLLDEETLNKNVAGVKAQLEQFLDFNCGENSAVLVNNYDWMKEWSFLEFIRDIGKHITVNYMSAKDSVKKRIETGISFTEFSYQLVQGYDFLHLHENMGCKLQMGGSDQWGNITTGTEIIRRKVQGDAYAFTCPLMTKADGGKFGKTESGTVWLDPNRTSPFQFYQFWINTTDADAGKYIRTFTFLDKETIEGLEAKHAEAPHERLLQKTLAEEITKMVHGQTGLDQAVKATSILFNKNATIQELLNEMSLNDLLSSMQGVVQANVSKEDVAKGIGIIDALSAKTGFLKSNGEARRELKGNAISVNREKVTEDYVITNDDLINDQVVLLSHGKKKNYVIIVQ; from the coding sequence ATGCCAAAAAATTTTGTAGAAGAATTAAGATGGAGAGGAATGTTACAAGACATCATTCCCGGAACTGAAGAACTTTTAGAAAAAGAAGTTGTTACCGGTTATGTTGGTTTTGATCCTACTGCAGATTCATTGCATGTTGGAAGCATGATTCCAATTTTATTGTTGATGCATTTACAAAAAGCCGGTCATAAGCCAATTGCTTTGGTTGGTGGTGCGACAGGGATGGTAGGTGATCCTTCTGGAAAATCAGATGAAAGAAATTTGTTGGACGAGGAGACGCTTAACAAAAATGTTGCTGGAGTAAAAGCGCAGTTAGAACAATTCTTAGATTTTAATTGTGGCGAAAATTCTGCCGTTTTGGTGAATAATTACGATTGGATGAAGGAATGGTCGTTTTTAGAGTTTATCAGAGATATTGGAAAGCACATTACAGTTAATTACATGAGTGCTAAAGATTCTGTGAAAAAGAGAATTGAAACCGGAATTTCTTTCACAGAGTTTTCGTACCAATTGGTTCAGGGTTATGATTTCTTGCATTTACATGAAAATATGGGATGCAAATTACAAATGGGTGGTTCAGATCAATGGGGAAATATAACTACTGGTACTGAGATTATCAGACGTAAAGTACAAGGTGATGCTTATGCTTTTACTTGTCCTTTAATGACAAAAGCAGATGGTGGCAAGTTTGGAAAAACTGAATCAGGTACTGTTTGGTTAGATCCAAATAGAACTTCTCCTTTTCAATTTTATCAGTTTTGGATCAATACTACTGATGCAGATGCAGGTAAATACATTAGAACTTTTACTTTTTTGGATAAAGAAACAATTGAAGGTTTAGAAGCTAAACATGCCGAAGCTCCTCATGAAAGATTATTACAGAAAACTTTAGCAGAAGAGATTACCAAAATGGTTCACGGACAAACTGGATTAGATCAGGCAGTAAAAGCAACAAGTATTCTTTTTAATAAAAATGCCACTATTCAAGAGCTTTTGAATGAGATGTCTTTGAATGATTTATTAAGCAGTATGCAAGGGGTTGTTCAAGCAAATGTTAGTAAAGAGGATGTGGCTAAAGGAATTGGGATTATTGATGCTTTGTCTGCTAAAACAGGATTTTTAAAATCTAACGGTGAAGCTAGAAGAGAATTAAAAGGAAATGCCATTTCTGTTAATCGAGAAAAAGTAACAGAAGATTATGTGATCACAAATGATGATCTAATTAATGATCAAGTGGTGCTGTTATCGCACGGTAAAAAGAAGAATTACGTGATAATTGTTCAGTAA